One Tenebrio molitor chromosome 2, icTenMoli1.1, whole genome shotgun sequence genomic region harbors:
- the px gene encoding genetic suppressor element 1 isoform X6, with protein MIPEGALDLTHSQPSLQSLPVFHNQNSNSSTGTDILDLSMPDKNSTTEVCYVCGDGFPRGSLEVIAAKQLPDSPVQPFFPSLIEHPRPSRSRPIDSTGRVQACTDCQKHLIKQWQAFQTQGVPHNERNYTLRKRQSSTLDTTTFICYTCALEYPSSSIRLLYCCPNAEKEKYYPFIQNVKAPPGASPISPQGMIQVCYICYKAIPQKHQVFGGDPSAIVNNHVSVTDVQYHNSTSSRPSTVKSPANSAGSDIRYKPYDINPAIITSKKKQAALESRQLMKANMASRTTSPAPDINGQPLTQSYRCYICTGLFPRTQMEWISTSPEGMNSHAMHFPCLRNVARTSENSCMDSHGRVLSCTRCVNHLAQQWETYENERVPLERRRYEIPMPDPSSSNGDRGIPTPPSTNSERTIASNPGGSSIYCFVCGLHSEFTLARVVYGRPQGRNAPYFPYLLQRVSPPNTEQLREDGSALVCTFCYHSLVSQWRRYEAQGLSAPSADKREYNTHDYCCYVCGITTYRKRVRALLIKDFPFLRFHPQPEHSLLLENGDYAVVCLDCYETLRTQSLEYERWGLPLDKRQYNWITQPPPPEDSPEATIARLPSGQRSDKVVPPTFLAKPSKKNCSPKLIERKSGSKSEPSDDGHYVSVPNSPKVVVSTNGSAKPRVTTGHAVPGPGPGTQSQSSHSFAAALRNLAQQSVPGSEHPSTTPSAPEPLRRESASVPAPEKSKVSSELPLYATSSIRPPETRMSVGNSTDRYPQSSLTDLGRSGFQPYRPEERIPSVPVGLEVPGYPPYGYPSIPLLDEQLYYERMGLLRPPWPPLGPAYLPYMLPGASMPLYIHERLKLEEEHRQRLAAVRKDDHTEREMLEHRELLQQQREREQREKERAQRDREKAQQARISPHMTPSHLSAQSPMMLPILHSGSMLPSTPLSLTSTTRQSPLSAGFLTPSSLSHNYPVPRSSPSLQRHSPHTNLHSSTGYSLNLSQQQRQSPIIQPSGPLINNTSMGQLSSQVPKAPTPKLSTVPKISVAPTPVTSTSVVNSNSSSDVTKTVTDDRPTASSAARKPTIAPNQLYQFNTQTEPTLPQTVPLPCNNKNVIKPNNQEQQTKCKPSPYNIDYIVKDLAIPKQSKDPSESPLKNGTKIKTENATESAQKEEKKSKEEAKESRFFDSAYSDMSSEVKHASTPVNNSVNQQTHSPQLPVPSPNLPIEPKECHKQILPNTFVPTINNNYISAPHSTSQNELRKTDCFETHSTDLAEKSTDSNKNASLTLKPINKLCNTISPTEGVDSATCQKPPIETPFTVLNIPNLNFQAPPVKRQKLSKIDVATIRRKMRRQKRLIKPKEPKVISDNNSKVTVDFGVSVFGYSDNSSSSSMSSSECESESVDVDLWIKSGPPSKLDLRPEKVKFLEMFGLTTHTKKNYVELEKLERRKWQPAWNVSVDAGEERLVPLNLPVPLQSPSVLNSLPDYRMKSNFLQILGLRNVPVQTRQELEKTWMKIVEERIRRNCESALTKYTIKAYKKHKAVNKLKPNGLIETNNNNCTDITFKIPIVHQYGQTISTIKQEDPLNNSKNIEYNYVPLTMVLLEHPKNNRVIQNEFKIDDIKSEEVEKTKVKQWPGIQEIMESYQAFSKEREGEIEALSKRCTSLKEEVIMKQFEVKYLERRQRELHSTLFLTEQERKRLQKILDQLNNIVNAFR; from the exons ATGATCCCGGAAGGAGCCCTGGACTTGACTCACTCGCAGCCCTCGCTCCAGTCGCTTCCGGTTTTCCACAATCAAAACTCCAACTCGTCGACGGGGACGGACATCCTCGACCTGAGCATGCCGGATAAGAACTCGACGACGGAGGTGTGCTACGTGTGCGGGGACGGCTTCCCCCGCGGCAGCCTCGAAGTGATCGCCGCCAAGCAGCTTCCCGACTCCCCCGTGCAGCCGTTTTTTCCCAGCCTGATCGAACACCCCCGGCCGAGCAGGTCGCGGCCCATCGACTCGACGGGCCGAGTCCAGGCCTGCACCGACTGCCAGAAGCACCTCATAAAACAATGGCAGGCGTTCCAGACGCAGGGGGTGCCGCACAACGAGCGGAACTACACTCTGAGGAAGCGACAGTCGTCCACTTTGGACACTACGACTTTTATCTGTTATACTTGTGCCTTGGAATATCCTTCCAGCAGTATACGCTTGCTGTATTGTTGTCCGAATGCCGAAAAGGAAAAGTATTATCCGTTTATTCAGAACGTGAAGGCGCCCCCCGGAGCGAGCCCGATCAGTCCGCAGGGGATGATCCAGGTGTGTTACATCTGCTACAAGGCCATACCCCAGAAACATCAAGTGTTCGGTGGTGATCCTAGTGCTATCGTGAATAATCACGTGTCTGTGACTGACGTGCAGTACCACAATAGTACTTCGTCGAGGCCTAGTACTGTTAAATCGCCAGCAAACAGTGCCGGTTCTGACATTAGATATAAGCCGTACGACATCAATCCCGCTATTATCACCAGCAAGAAGAAACAAGCCGCGTTGGAAAGTCGGCAGTTAATGaag GCGAATATGGCGTCGAGAACCACTTCACCTGCTCCAGACATCAACGGCCAACCTTTGACTCAGAGTTACAGATGTTACATTTGTACCGGCCTCTTTCCTCGGACGCAAATGGAATGGATAAGCACTTCACCCGAAGGAATGAATTCGCACGCCATGCACTTTCCTTGTCTCCGAAACGTGGCCAGAACGTCGGAAAACAGTTGTATGGACTCACACGGACGAGTGCTAAGCTGTACCAGATGCGTCAATCACTTAGCTCAACAGTGGGAAACTTATGAAAACGAAAGAGTACCTTTAGAGAGAAGAAG GTACGAAATTCCAATGCCTGATCCTTCTTCATCGAACGGTGATAGAGGAATCCCAACACCTCCAAGTACAAATAGTGAAAGGACAATAGCAAGTAATCCGGGAGGGAGCAGTATTTATTGCTTCGTCTGCGGATTGCATTCAGAGTTTACTTTAGCTAGAGTCGTCTACGGGCGTCCACAAG GGAGAAATGCTCCTTACTTTCCATATCTTCTCCAACGAGTTAGTCCTCCAAATACCGAACAGCTTCGCGAAGATGGCTCAGCTCTAGTCTGCACGTTCTGTTACCACAGTTTAGTGAGTCAGTGGAGGCGGTACGAGGCTCAAGGCTTGTCTGCGCCCTCTGCCGACAAAAGAGAATACAATACTCACGACTACTGTTGCTACGTCTGTGGAATTACGACTTATAGGAAACGAGTTAGGGCCCTATTAATTAAg gattttccttttctgagGTTTCACCCCCAACCGGAACACTCTTTGTTGTTAGAAAATGGCGATTACGCGGTTGTCTGTTTAGATTGTTATGAAACGTTAAGAACTCAAAGTTTGGAGTATGAAAGGTGGGGATTACCGTTGGACAAGAGGCAATACAATTGGATAACGCAGCCTCCTCCTCCCGAAGATAGTCCCGAAGCCACAATCGCAAGACTGCCGAGCGGACAAAGAAGTGATAAAGTT GTTCCTCCAACTTTTTTAGCGAAGCcatcaaaaaagaattgtTCGCCTAAGCTAATAGAAAGAAAATCTGGCTCAAAATCGGAACCAAG tgacgaTGGTCATTACGTTTCAGTACCAAATAGCCCAAAAGTAGTAGTTTCAACGAACGGGAGCGCAAAACCGAGAGTAACAACAGGACACGCAGTCCCAGGTCCTGGTCCGGGAACGCAGTCCCAAAGTTCCCATTCCTTCGCAGCGGCATTGCGTAATTTAGCCCAACAATCAGTTCCTGGCAGCGAACACCCATCAACGACTCCATCGGCTCCAGAGCCGCTACGCAGGGAGTCCG CCAGCGTTCCAGCTCCCGAAAAGTCAAAAGTGTCGAGTGAACTACCCCTGTACGCCACCTCGTCCATACGACCGCCGGAAACCAGAATGTCGGTGGGAAATTCTACCGACAGATATCCGCAGTCCTCTCTAACCGACTTAGGACGGAGTGGCTTTCAACCGTACCGTCCCGAGGAGAGAATTCCTTCGGTTCCTGTGGGTTTAGAAGTTCCGGGGTATCCGCCGTACGGTTACCCGTCGATTCCGCTCTTGGATGAACAACTGTATTACGAAAGAATGGGGCTGTTGAGGCCGCCCTGGCCGCCTCTAGGACCGGCGTATTTACCTTATATGCTACCGGGGGCTAGCATGCCTCTGTACATCCACGAAAG GTTAAAATTAGAAGAGGAACATCGCCAGCGGTTGGCGGCGGTCCGCAAAGACGATCACACCGAACGAGAGATGCTAGAACATCGCGAGCTGTTGCAGCAGCAGCGCGAACGCGAGCAGAGGGAGAAAGAGCGGGCCCAGCGCGACCGTGAGAAAGCTCAACAGGCCCGGATATCTCCCCACATGACTCCGTCACATCTCTCGGCTCAATCCCCGATGATGCTTCCGATTTTACATTCCGGATCCATGTTGCCGTCAACTCCCCTTAGTCTGACCTCGACAACCCGTCAATCACCTCTGAGTGCAGGTTTTTTAACTCCTAGTTCTTTATCGCACAACTATCCCGTTCCGCGTTCAAGTCCATCGTTACAACGACATTCTCCCCACACGAATCTACATTCTAGTACCGGTTATTCGCTAAATTTAAGTCAGCAACAGAGACAATCGCCGATCATCCAGCCGTCGGGCCCCCTGATTAACAATACGAGTATGGGGCAGTTATCTAGTCAAGTACCGAAAGCGCCAACTCCGAAGTTGAGTACAGTGCCTAAGATAAGTGTGGCGCCGACTCCCGTAACTAGTACTAGTGTGGTTAATTCGAATTCTTCAAGTGATGTGACCAAAACAGTGACGGATGATCGGCCGACTGCTTCAAGCGCAG CCAGGAAGCCTACCATAGCACCGAATCAACTTTATCAATTTAACACGCAAACTGAACCAACTTTACCTCAAACTGTCCCCCTACCGtgtaataacaaaaatgtaataaaaccGAACAATCAAGAACAACAAACAAAGTGTAAACCGTCACCTTACAACATCGACTACATCGTGAAAGACTTGGCCATACCCAAACAGTCGAAGGATCCCTCTGAATCGCCACTGAAGAACGGGACGAAGATAAAAACGGAGAACGCGACGGAGAGCGCACAGAAGGAGGAGAAGAAGAGCAAGGAGGAAGCGAAGGAGAGCAGATTTTTCGACAGTGCTTATTCAGACATGAGTTCCGAGGTTAAACACGCGAGCACACCGGTCAACAACAGCGTCAACCAACAGACGCACAGTCCACAGTTGCCGGTACCATCCCCGAATTTACCGATCGAACCGAAAGAATGCCATAAACAGATCCTACCAAATACGTTTGTTCCTacgattaataataattatataagCGCACCTCATAGTACTAGTCAGAACGAATTACGTAAAACAGACTGTTTCGAAACACATTCCACGGATTTGGCAGAGAAGTCGACCGATTCCAATAAGAACGCGTCGCTGACGCTCAAACCGATCAACAAGCTGTGCAACACCATCAGTCCGACAGAGGGCGTCGACAGCGCCACCTGTCAAAAACCACCAATCGAAACCCCGTTCACCGTGCTGAACATACCGAACCTGAACTTCCAAGCGCCTCCGGTGAAGCGCCAGAAGTTGAGCAAAATCGACGTGGCCACAATCAGGAGGAAAATGCGCCGACAGAAGCGCCTGATCAAGCCGAAAGAACCGAAGGTAATCAGCGACAACAACAGTAAAGTGACCGTAGATTTCGGAGTGTCGGTTTTCGGCTACTCCGACAACTCCAGTTCCAGTTCAATGTCCAGTTCGGAGTGCGAGAGCGAGAGCGTGGATGTCGATTTGTGGATCAAATCGGGACCGCCCTCCAAGCTCGACCTGCGGCCGGAGAAAGTCAAGTTTTTGGAAATGTTCGGCTTGACGACCCACACCAAGAAGAACT ATGTCGAACTGGAGAAACTGGAAAGGCGAAAATGGCAACCAGCATGGAATGTCAGTGTTGACGCGGGCGAGGAGCGCCTCGTCCCGTTGAATCTACCAGTGCCTTTGCAGTCGCCGTCTGTACTGAATAGCCTGCCGGATTACAGGATGAAGAGCaattttttgcagattttgGGACTGCGAAACGTTCCTGTCCAAACAAGACAAG AACTGGAAAAGACTTGGATGAAGATCGTTGAAGAACGAATACGGAGAAACTGTGAGTCGGCTTTGACGAAATACACCATTAAAGCGTACAAGAAGCATAAAGCCGTCAACAAGCTAAAACCGAACGGCCTAATCGAAACGAACAACAATAACTGTACCGATATCACCTTCAAAATTCCCATAGTCCACCAGTATGGGCAAACAATCTCGACGATTAAACAGGAAGACCCACTAAACAATTCGAAGAATATCGAATACAACTACGTACCTCTGACGATGGTTCTGCTGGAGCACCCCAAGAACAACAGAGTCATCCAGAACGAGTTTAAAATCGACGACATCAAATCTGAAGAGGTGgaaaaaacaaaagtgaagCAGTGGCCGGGGATTCAGGAGATCATGGAGTCGTATCAGGCATTTTCCAAAG AACGTGAAGGGGAGATTGAGGCATTGTCGAAACGATGCACCTCTCTGAAAGAAGAAGTGATAATGAAGCAGTTCGAGGTGAAGTACCTCGAGCGGCGTCAGAGGGAGCTGCATTCGACTTTATTTCTAACAGAACAGGAAAGGAAACGACTACAGAAAATTCTCGACCAATTAAACAATATCGTCAATGCTTTTAGGTAG
- the px gene encoding genetic suppressor element 1 isoform X4, translated as MYQDLLVPKVTTLNIVSEEREHSEMIPEGALDLTHSQPSLQSLPVFHNQNSNSSTGTDILDLSMPDKNSTTEVCYVCGDGFPRGSLEVIAAKQLPDSPVQPFFPSLIEHPRPSRSRPIDSTGRVQACTDCQKHLIKQWQAFQTQGVPHNERNYTLRKRQSSTLDTTTFICYTCALEYPSSSIRLLYCCPNAEKEKYYPFIQNVKAPPGASPISPQGMIQVCYICYKAIPQKHQVFGGDPSAIVNNHVSVTDVQYHNSTSSRPSTVKSPANSAGSDIRYKPYDINPAIITSKKKQAALESRQLMKANMASRTTSPAPDINGQPLTQSYRCYICTGLFPRTQMEWISTSPEGMNSHAMHFPCLRNVARTSENSCMDSHGRVLSCTRCVNHLAQQWETYENERVPLERRRYEIPMPDPSSSNGDRGIPTPPSTNSERTIASNPGGSSIYCFVCGLHSEFTLARVVYGRPQGRNAPYFPYLLQRVSPPNTEQLREDGSALVCTFCYHSLVSQWRRYEAQGLSAPSADKREYNTHDYCCYVCGITTYRKRVRALLIKDFPFLRFHPQPEHSLLLENGDYAVVCLDCYETLRTQSLEYERWGLPLDKRQYNWITQPPPPEDSPEATIARLPSGQRSDKVVPPTFLAKPSKKNCSPKLIERKSGSKSEPSDDGHYVSVPNSPKVVVSTNGSAKPRVTTGHAVPGPGPGTQSQSSHSFAAALRNLAQQSVPGSEHPSTTPSAPEPLRRESASVPAPEKSKVSSELPLYATSSIRPPETRMSVGNSTDRYPQSSLTDLGRSGFQPYRPEERIPSVPVGLEVPGYPPYGYPSIPLLDEQLYYERMGLLRPPWPPLGPAYLPYMLPGASMPLYIHERLKLEEEHRQRLAAVRKDDHTEREMLEHRELLQQQREREQREKERAQRDREKAQQARISPHMTPSHLSAQSPMMLPILHSGSMLPSTPLSLTSTTRQSPLSAGFLTPSSLSHNYPVPRSSPSLQRHSPHTNLHSSTGYSLNLSQQQRQSPIIQPSGPLINNTSMGQLSSQVPKAPTPKLSTVPKISVAPTPVTSTSVVNSNSSSDVTKTVTDDRPTASSAARKPTIAPNQLYQFNTQTEPTLPQTVPLPCNNKNVIKPNNQEQQTKCKPSPYNIDYIVKDLAIPKQSKDPSESPLKNGTKIKTENATESAQKEEKKSKEEAKESRFFDSAYSDMSSEVKHASTPVNNSVNQQTHSPQLPVPSPNLPIEPKECHKQILPNTFVPTINNNYISAPHSTSQNELRKTDCFETHSTDLAEKSTDSNKNASLTLKPINKLCNTISPTEGVDSATCQKPPIETPFTVLNIPNLNFQAPPVKRQKLSKIDVATIRRKMRRQKRLIKPKEPKVISDNNSKVTVDFGVSVFGYSDNSSSSSMSSSECESESVDVDLWIKSGPPSKLDLRPEKVKFLEMFGLTTHTKKNYVELEKLERRKWQPAWNVSVDAGEERLVPLNLPVPLQSPSVLNSLPDYRMKSNFLQILGLRNVPVQTRQELEKTWMKIVEERIRRNCESALTKYTIKAYKKHKAVNKLKPNGLIETNNNNCTDITFKIPIVHQYGQTISTIKQEDPLNNSKNIEYNYVPLTMVLLEHPKNNRVIQNEFKIDDIKSEEVEKTKVKQWPGIQEIMESYQAFSKEREGEIEALSKRCTSLKEEVIMKQFEVKYLERRQRELHSTLFLTEQERKRLQKILDQLNNIVNAFR; from the exons ATGTATCAAGATTTGCTCGTTCCCAAGGTAACAACGCTGAAC ATCGTGAGTGAGGAACGCGAGCACTCCGAGATGATCCCGGAAGGAGCCCTGGACTTGACTCACTCGCAGCCCTCGCTCCAGTCGCTTCCGGTTTTCCACAATCAAAACTCCAACTCGTCGACGGGGACGGACATCCTCGACCTGAGCATGCCGGATAAGAACTCGACGACGGAGGTGTGCTACGTGTGCGGGGACGGCTTCCCCCGCGGCAGCCTCGAAGTGATCGCCGCCAAGCAGCTTCCCGACTCCCCCGTGCAGCCGTTTTTTCCCAGCCTGATCGAACACCCCCGGCCGAGCAGGTCGCGGCCCATCGACTCGACGGGCCGAGTCCAGGCCTGCACCGACTGCCAGAAGCACCTCATAAAACAATGGCAGGCGTTCCAGACGCAGGGGGTGCCGCACAACGAGCGGAACTACACTCTGAGGAAGCGACAGTCGTCCACTTTGGACACTACGACTTTTATCTGTTATACTTGTGCCTTGGAATATCCTTCCAGCAGTATACGCTTGCTGTATTGTTGTCCGAATGCCGAAAAGGAAAAGTATTATCCGTTTATTCAGAACGTGAAGGCGCCCCCCGGAGCGAGCCCGATCAGTCCGCAGGGGATGATCCAGGTGTGTTACATCTGCTACAAGGCCATACCCCAGAAACATCAAGTGTTCGGTGGTGATCCTAGTGCTATCGTGAATAATCACGTGTCTGTGACTGACGTGCAGTACCACAATAGTACTTCGTCGAGGCCTAGTACTGTTAAATCGCCAGCAAACAGTGCCGGTTCTGACATTAGATATAAGCCGTACGACATCAATCCCGCTATTATCACCAGCAAGAAGAAACAAGCCGCGTTGGAAAGTCGGCAGTTAATGaag GCGAATATGGCGTCGAGAACCACTTCACCTGCTCCAGACATCAACGGCCAACCTTTGACTCAGAGTTACAGATGTTACATTTGTACCGGCCTCTTTCCTCGGACGCAAATGGAATGGATAAGCACTTCACCCGAAGGAATGAATTCGCACGCCATGCACTTTCCTTGTCTCCGAAACGTGGCCAGAACGTCGGAAAACAGTTGTATGGACTCACACGGACGAGTGCTAAGCTGTACCAGATGCGTCAATCACTTAGCTCAACAGTGGGAAACTTATGAAAACGAAAGAGTACCTTTAGAGAGAAGAAG GTACGAAATTCCAATGCCTGATCCTTCTTCATCGAACGGTGATAGAGGAATCCCAACACCTCCAAGTACAAATAGTGAAAGGACAATAGCAAGTAATCCGGGAGGGAGCAGTATTTATTGCTTCGTCTGCGGATTGCATTCAGAGTTTACTTTAGCTAGAGTCGTCTACGGGCGTCCACAAG GGAGAAATGCTCCTTACTTTCCATATCTTCTCCAACGAGTTAGTCCTCCAAATACCGAACAGCTTCGCGAAGATGGCTCAGCTCTAGTCTGCACGTTCTGTTACCACAGTTTAGTGAGTCAGTGGAGGCGGTACGAGGCTCAAGGCTTGTCTGCGCCCTCTGCCGACAAAAGAGAATACAATACTCACGACTACTGTTGCTACGTCTGTGGAATTACGACTTATAGGAAACGAGTTAGGGCCCTATTAATTAAg gattttccttttctgagGTTTCACCCCCAACCGGAACACTCTTTGTTGTTAGAAAATGGCGATTACGCGGTTGTCTGTTTAGATTGTTATGAAACGTTAAGAACTCAAAGTTTGGAGTATGAAAGGTGGGGATTACCGTTGGACAAGAGGCAATACAATTGGATAACGCAGCCTCCTCCTCCCGAAGATAGTCCCGAAGCCACAATCGCAAGACTGCCGAGCGGACAAAGAAGTGATAAAGTT GTTCCTCCAACTTTTTTAGCGAAGCcatcaaaaaagaattgtTCGCCTAAGCTAATAGAAAGAAAATCTGGCTCAAAATCGGAACCAAG tgacgaTGGTCATTACGTTTCAGTACCAAATAGCCCAAAAGTAGTAGTTTCAACGAACGGGAGCGCAAAACCGAGAGTAACAACAGGACACGCAGTCCCAGGTCCTGGTCCGGGAACGCAGTCCCAAAGTTCCCATTCCTTCGCAGCGGCATTGCGTAATTTAGCCCAACAATCAGTTCCTGGCAGCGAACACCCATCAACGACTCCATCGGCTCCAGAGCCGCTACGCAGGGAGTCCG CCAGCGTTCCAGCTCCCGAAAAGTCAAAAGTGTCGAGTGAACTACCCCTGTACGCCACCTCGTCCATACGACCGCCGGAAACCAGAATGTCGGTGGGAAATTCTACCGACAGATATCCGCAGTCCTCTCTAACCGACTTAGGACGGAGTGGCTTTCAACCGTACCGTCCCGAGGAGAGAATTCCTTCGGTTCCTGTGGGTTTAGAAGTTCCGGGGTATCCGCCGTACGGTTACCCGTCGATTCCGCTCTTGGATGAACAACTGTATTACGAAAGAATGGGGCTGTTGAGGCCGCCCTGGCCGCCTCTAGGACCGGCGTATTTACCTTATATGCTACCGGGGGCTAGCATGCCTCTGTACATCCACGAAAG GTTAAAATTAGAAGAGGAACATCGCCAGCGGTTGGCGGCGGTCCGCAAAGACGATCACACCGAACGAGAGATGCTAGAACATCGCGAGCTGTTGCAGCAGCAGCGCGAACGCGAGCAGAGGGAGAAAGAGCGGGCCCAGCGCGACCGTGAGAAAGCTCAACAGGCCCGGATATCTCCCCACATGACTCCGTCACATCTCTCGGCTCAATCCCCGATGATGCTTCCGATTTTACATTCCGGATCCATGTTGCCGTCAACTCCCCTTAGTCTGACCTCGACAACCCGTCAATCACCTCTGAGTGCAGGTTTTTTAACTCCTAGTTCTTTATCGCACAACTATCCCGTTCCGCGTTCAAGTCCATCGTTACAACGACATTCTCCCCACACGAATCTACATTCTAGTACCGGTTATTCGCTAAATTTAAGTCAGCAACAGAGACAATCGCCGATCATCCAGCCGTCGGGCCCCCTGATTAACAATACGAGTATGGGGCAGTTATCTAGTCAAGTACCGAAAGCGCCAACTCCGAAGTTGAGTACAGTGCCTAAGATAAGTGTGGCGCCGACTCCCGTAACTAGTACTAGTGTGGTTAATTCGAATTCTTCAAGTGATGTGACCAAAACAGTGACGGATGATCGGCCGACTGCTTCAAGCGCAG CCAGGAAGCCTACCATAGCACCGAATCAACTTTATCAATTTAACACGCAAACTGAACCAACTTTACCTCAAACTGTCCCCCTACCGtgtaataacaaaaatgtaataaaaccGAACAATCAAGAACAACAAACAAAGTGTAAACCGTCACCTTACAACATCGACTACATCGTGAAAGACTTGGCCATACCCAAACAGTCGAAGGATCCCTCTGAATCGCCACTGAAGAACGGGACGAAGATAAAAACGGAGAACGCGACGGAGAGCGCACAGAAGGAGGAGAAGAAGAGCAAGGAGGAAGCGAAGGAGAGCAGATTTTTCGACAGTGCTTATTCAGACATGAGTTCCGAGGTTAAACACGCGAGCACACCGGTCAACAACAGCGTCAACCAACAGACGCACAGTCCACAGTTGCCGGTACCATCCCCGAATTTACCGATCGAACCGAAAGAATGCCATAAACAGATCCTACCAAATACGTTTGTTCCTacgattaataataattatataagCGCACCTCATAGTACTAGTCAGAACGAATTACGTAAAACAGACTGTTTCGAAACACATTCCACGGATTTGGCAGAGAAGTCGACCGATTCCAATAAGAACGCGTCGCTGACGCTCAAACCGATCAACAAGCTGTGCAACACCATCAGTCCGACAGAGGGCGTCGACAGCGCCACCTGTCAAAAACCACCAATCGAAACCCCGTTCACCGTGCTGAACATACCGAACCTGAACTTCCAAGCGCCTCCGGTGAAGCGCCAGAAGTTGAGCAAAATCGACGTGGCCACAATCAGGAGGAAAATGCGCCGACAGAAGCGCCTGATCAAGCCGAAAGAACCGAAGGTAATCAGCGACAACAACAGTAAAGTGACCGTAGATTTCGGAGTGTCGGTTTTCGGCTACTCCGACAACTCCAGTTCCAGTTCAATGTCCAGTTCGGAGTGCGAGAGCGAGAGCGTGGATGTCGATTTGTGGATCAAATCGGGACCGCCCTCCAAGCTCGACCTGCGGCCGGAGAAAGTCAAGTTTTTGGAAATGTTCGGCTTGACGACCCACACCAAGAAGAACT ATGTCGAACTGGAGAAACTGGAAAGGCGAAAATGGCAACCAGCATGGAATGTCAGTGTTGACGCGGGCGAGGAGCGCCTCGTCCCGTTGAATCTACCAGTGCCTTTGCAGTCGCCGTCTGTACTGAATAGCCTGCCGGATTACAGGATGAAGAGCaattttttgcagattttgGGACTGCGAAACGTTCCTGTCCAAACAAGACAAG AACTGGAAAAGACTTGGATGAAGATCGTTGAAGAACGAATACGGAGAAACTGTGAGTCGGCTTTGACGAAATACACCATTAAAGCGTACAAGAAGCATAAAGCCGTCAACAAGCTAAAACCGAACGGCCTAATCGAAACGAACAACAATAACTGTACCGATATCACCTTCAAAATTCCCATAGTCCACCAGTATGGGCAAACAATCTCGACGATTAAACAGGAAGACCCACTAAACAATTCGAAGAATATCGAATACAACTACGTACCTCTGACGATGGTTCTGCTGGAGCACCCCAAGAACAACAGAGTCATCCAGAACGAGTTTAAAATCGACGACATCAAATCTGAAGAGGTGgaaaaaacaaaagtgaagCAGTGGCCGGGGATTCAGGAGATCATGGAGTCGTATCAGGCATTTTCCAAAG AACGTGAAGGGGAGATTGAGGCATTGTCGAAACGATGCACCTCTCTGAAAGAAGAAGTGATAATGAAGCAGTTCGAGGTGAAGTACCTCGAGCGGCGTCAGAGGGAGCTGCATTCGACTTTATTTCTAACAGAACAGGAAAGGAAACGACTACAGAAAATTCTCGACCAATTAAACAATATCGTCAATGCTTTTAGGTAG